A portion of the Anabas testudineus chromosome 22, fAnaTes1.2, whole genome shotgun sequence genome contains these proteins:
- the kcnk10b gene encoding potassium channel subfamily K member 10b has product MKFPIENPRKQVNWDPEQVAVQTNLVPPKKAQPGMVKSSLVQASVATMQNPMGYDPKANGHCPLPRLSISSRSASVVASMDASCDGSAAALHSVMKWKTVLAVFIVVVLYLVCGGLAFRALEQPFESIQKTSITMEKASFLERHPCVTPDELEALIKHAIDAVSAGVSPIGDTSYNSSYWDLGSAFFFAGTVITTIGYGNIAPSTEGGKIFCILYAIFGIPLFGFLLAGIGDQLGTIFVKSILRVEKIFRQKHKQISQTKIRVTSTILFILAGCIVFVTIPAVIFKHIEGWTTLEAIYFVVITLTTVGIGDYVAGGNRRIDYMKWYKPLVWFWILVGLAYFAAVLSMIGDWLRVLSKKTKEEVGEFKAHAAEWKANVRAEFRETRRRLSVEIHDKLQRAATIRSMERRQLGLEQRAHSLDMLSPEKRAMFASLDAGRFKTSSQESIDTKLNNLRLKGACEPYDHQGSEQTQQTASSSEENLFNMRFGSLTKLARRNKNRELRRNIPEDARRASVGISNGSAMLGEERTEEEEDGEPDEENRERKEGNTSLTNLSQYTMERTKLNGFIPTQAEDGEND; this is encoded by the exons ATGAAATTTCCAATAGAGAACCCAAGGAAACAAGTTAACTGGGATCCTGAACAAG TGGCTGTCCAGACCAACTTGGTCCCTCCCAAAAAGGCCCAGCCTGGCATGGTGAAGTCAAGTCTAGTCCAGGCCAGTGTGGCCACCATGCAGAACCCGATGGGCTATGACCCCAAAGCCAATGGGCACTGTCCACTGCCGCGCCTGTCCATCTCCTCCCGCTCTGCCAGTGTGGTGGCCAGCATGGATGCCAGCTGTGATGGCTCGGCCGCGGCGCTCCACTCTGTAATGAAGTGGAAGACGGTGCTTGCTGTGTTCATCGTGGTTGTCCTCTACCTGGTTTGTGGAGGTCTAGCATTCAGAGCACTTGAACAGCCATTTGAGAGCATCCAGAAGACCAGCATCACCATGGAGAAGGCTTCTTTCCTGGAGAGACACCCCTGTGTTACACCTGATGAGCTGGAGGCACTCATCAAG cATGCAATAGATGCTGTGAGTGCAGGAGTGAGTCCTATCGGAGACACATCCTACAACTCCAGTTACTGGGACCTGGGCAGCGCCTTCTTCTTCGCTGGAACTGTCATCACAACCATAG GTTATGGAAACATAGCTCCAAGCACGGAGGGTGGGAAAATCTTTTGCATTCTTTATGCCATATTTGGCATCCCTCTCTTTGGCTTCTTGTTGGCGGGGATTGGAGACCAGCTGGGGACCATTTTTGTGAAAAGCATCTTGAGGGTTGAAAAGATTTTCAGG caaaaacacaaacagatcagCCAGACTAAAATAAGAGTGACGTCcaccatcctcttcatcctggCCGGCTGCATTGTCTTCGTCACCATCCCTGCTGTCATCTTCAAACACATCGAGGGCTGGACCACGCTGGAGGCCATCTACTTTGTTGTGATAACTCTCACCACAGTGGGAATAGGAGACTATGTGGCAG GTGGAAATCGTAGGATCGACTACATGAAGTGGTATAAGCCACTGGTGTGGTTCTGGATCTTAGTGGGTTTGGCGTACTTTGCGGCAGTCCTCAGCATGATTGGAGACTGGCTTCGAGTGCTGTCTaaaaagaccaaagaggag GTTGGGGAGTTCAAAGCACATGCAGCTGAATGGAAAGCAAATGTAAGAGCTGAGTTCCGTGAAACGAGACGTCGTCTGAGCGTTGAGATCCATGACAAGCTCCAGCGGGCAGCCACCATCCGCAGCATGGAGCGCCGTCAGCTCGGCCTGGAGCAGCGAGCTCACTCCCTGGATATGCTGTCTCCAGAGAAGCGAGCCATGTTCGCCAGTCTGGACGCTGGCCGTTTCAAGACTTCCTCACAGGAGAGTATTGACACCAAGCTGAACAACCTGAGGCTGAAGGGCGCCTGTGAGCCATACGACCATCAGGGGAGCGAGCAAACGCAACAGACAGCGTCCTCTTCAGAGGAGAATCTCTTTAACATGCGTTTTGGATCGCTCACCAAGCTGGCCAGACGCAACAAGAACCGTGAACTGCGGAGGAACATTCCTGAAGATGCGCGACGGGCGAGCGTAGGCATAAGTAACGGCAGTGCCATGTTGGGGGAGGAGAGGacggaagaagaagaggatgggGAGCCAGATGAGGAAAatagagaaaggaaagaaggaaacacCAGTCTGACAAACCTGTCACAGTACACAATGGAGCGCACCAAGTTGAATGGATTCATACCAACACAGGCTGAGGATGGAGAGAATGATTAA
- the spata7 gene encoding spermatogenesis-associated protein 7: protein MKMGYAESNIIMESRIGSVSSGLGYSPGMKGQTLKSSPFCPPSTSKLTQSIIKDHMVSHYKKVYSAKAAIDTSVPKSLIHSVKYNDQIRQDRLKKGGRPRSAYSLSQTDTRNSCSSAQSPLSVQYDDNPYLCSRNSLVSSPRLSTSFHAKEIVYPSCKVRSQSHSHHTYPASEIRYRSPEAALYRKQSTYSLAASGDQNSFKTFQDPVQKTYSGDLLQKHSKHFTQDKPFTPKTLKSDKTSYLSKYRYYRAPPRKPTQDPTNSRLMRQKTYHGSTKNKEYSQEFDESTQGFNTELAWSENELNGAYISGSRQQSRANKGTEHYFFDSSSRVSPKGGKSPVMLSVSAEEEELMYLEFISAVTEDILSRGHISDRVLDRVMNRHIDMNRHQLDEGKMRHLLEVLRKEFEEPITMSTSSTELEKKENDVLDTLLPHLESRGKQVKTKDENDLLPYASLIEYCDTADYTDISSVFTTLCSPERTASPTKTNEKDEEVDNQEKQIGSSWLSEHFNNNTVTSEEDIHQNQIGTTATDKEISNENYEYTIVTNNEGSHHDQVEVSYDGQSKELEDLGRSLSESLHVSNDADCNNVEPANEQHTNIAAYVSDDEF from the exons ATGAAAATGGGATACGCTGAGTCTAACATTATCATGGAATCGAGAATAG GGAGTGTATCATCTGGACTGGGGTACAGCCCAGGAATGAAAggacaaactttaaaaagtagCC CTTTCTGCCCTCCCTCCACCAGCAAGTTGACGCAATCCATCATCAAAGACCACATGGTGTCTCATTACAAAAAGGTTTACTCAGCTAAAG ctgcCATTGATACCTCAGTACCCAAAAGCTTGATCCATAGCGTGAAGT ACAACGACCAGATCAGACAGGATCGCTTGAAGAAAGGGGGTCGTCCCCGATCAGCATACTCTCTCTCACAGACCGATACCAGGAACTCCTGCTCCTCAGCACAG AGTCCATTATCTGTGCAGTACGATGACAACCCCTACCTCTGCTCAAGGAATTCTTTGGTCTCCAGCCCAAGGCTCAGCACCTCCTTCCATGCTAAGGAGATAGTCTATCCATCATGTAAAGTCAGGTCTCAGAGCCATTCCCATCACACTTACCCAGCATCAGAAATAAGGTACAGGAGCCCAGAGGCAGCTTTGTATAGAAAGCAGTCAACATACTCACTGGCAGCATCAGGAGACCAAAACTCCTTCAAGACTTTCCAGGACCCTGTACAGAAGACATACAGTGGAGACTTGCTACAGAAacactcaaagcactttaccCAAGACAAACCTTTTACCCCTAAGACCCTGAAATCAGACAAGACTTCATATCTGTCAAAGTATCGTTACTACAGAGCACCACCGAGAAAACCTACTCAGGACCCAACCAACTCAAGATTGATGCGACAAAAGACGTATCACGGAAG cacaaaaaacaaGGAATATTCACAGGAATTTGATGAGTCAACTCAG ggATTTAATACAGAGCTTGCGTGGTCTGAAAATGAGTTGAATGGTGCATATATTTCAGGTTCTAGACAACAGAGTCGAGCAAACAAGGGCACAGAACATTATTTCTTTGATTCCTCCTCCAG GGTCTCACCAAAGGGCGGGAAATCTCCAGTTATGTTAAGTGTATCTGCAGA GGAAGAAGAATTAATGTACCTTGAATTTATTTCTGCTGTAACAGAGGATATCTTGTCCAGGGGACACATTTCTGACAG GGTCCTAGACAGAGTGATGAATCGCCATATTGACATGAATCGGCATCAGCTTGATGAG GGTAAAATGCGCCACCTTCTGGAGGTGCTGCGTAAAGAGTTTGAGGAACCAATCACCATGTCCACCTCCAGTACAGAGcttgaaaaaaaggaaaatgatgtACTGGATACACTTCTACCACATCTGGAATCAAGGGGTAAACAAGTGAAGACCAAAGATGAAAATGACCTGCTTCCTTATGCATCACTGATTGAATACTGTGATACAGCCGACTACACTGATATCTCATCAGTGTTTACAACCTTATGTTCACCTGAAAGGACTGCTtcaccaacaaaaacaaatgagaaggATGAGGAAGTTGACAATCAAGAAAAGCAGATTGGCTCTTCTTGGCTCAGTgagcattttaataataatacagtaaccAGTGAAGAGGACATCCACCAAAATCAAATTGGCACAACTGCAACAGACAAAGAAATCTCCAATGAAAACTACGAATACACCATTGTGACGAATAATGAAGGATCTCATCATGACCAAGTTGAGGTCAGTTATGATGGACAGTCAAAAGAGCTTGAGGATCTGGGAAGAAGTTTGTCCGAGTCACTCCATGTGTCCAATGATGCAGACTGTAACAACGTGGAACCTGCTAATGAGCAACATACTAATATAGCTGCTTATGTCAGTGATGATGAATTCTGA